One Bosea sp. 685 DNA segment encodes these proteins:
- a CDS encoding FRG domain-containing protein, which produces MRTQSIKSIEALAAAVEGFGGDMLFRGQNEHFGTDMTSGLRTSIDRRGCIPPVMLKWSHYAEFMLRQIAKDPSALDRLEFVQAILQHYGWRSFYLDLSASPAVSAYFAGHRWTSRRQIQMVEDCFEDPVLAVREMASYEPFEGDGHLYVISKAALSEARIAVHDLSQLSLWIGGQPRYAFQNAWLAGPLQGDLPSSCIIGHISAPAAVFREFASKGGFANAGDLFPDRQTDPILNLLLSLPWEMIRTSGKADRGGIEFFRRALDIPEYHDEELAKHQPTDTAFFCGATVSQIVKDPTLTVRSAPSHIIFGSSDRPPEFPRVSEFVRRHKRVLFEVSELIWLPETVTARTWGKGLWVEERPDGLIQVGDLIVEHPGRQLSGFGANAMWSYEVDKTGRWTRSPREGDCPCANSWRHEAHLSALSVLEHDFTRRDHVFVRPPPRA; this is translated from the coding sequence GTGCGCACTCAAAGTATCAAATCGATCGAAGCGCTGGCGGCAGCCGTAGAAGGGTTTGGCGGTGACATGCTCTTTCGGGGGCAAAACGAGCACTTCGGGACCGACATGACTTCCGGCCTACGGACGTCAATTGATCGGCGCGGCTGCATCCCACCGGTGATGCTGAAGTGGTCCCACTATGCCGAGTTCATGCTTCGGCAAATTGCCAAGGACCCGTCGGCACTTGATCGCCTGGAGTTCGTGCAAGCAATCCTCCAGCACTATGGCTGGCGGTCGTTTTATCTCGACCTGTCTGCATCTCCTGCCGTCTCTGCGTATTTCGCCGGCCATCGGTGGACGTCTCGCCGACAAATACAAATGGTCGAGGATTGCTTCGAGGACCCCGTATTGGCTGTGCGCGAGATGGCCAGCTACGAGCCCTTCGAGGGGGACGGACATCTTTACGTCATCTCAAAGGCCGCGCTGTCGGAGGCGAGGATTGCCGTCCACGATCTATCACAGCTGTCGCTCTGGATTGGAGGGCAGCCGCGCTACGCTTTCCAGAACGCATGGCTCGCAGGCCCTCTACAGGGTGACCTCCCGTCGAGCTGTATCATCGGTCATATATCCGCCCCTGCAGCTGTGTTCCGCGAATTCGCATCCAAAGGAGGGTTTGCGAATGCGGGGGACCTCTTCCCGGACCGCCAGACGGACCCGATCCTCAATCTACTGCTATCGCTACCCTGGGAAATGATTAGGACGAGCGGCAAGGCAGATCGTGGTGGCATTGAGTTTTTCCGGCGGGCGCTAGATATTCCCGAGTATCACGACGAAGAGCTTGCCAAGCATCAACCCACTGACACGGCATTCTTCTGCGGGGCGACGGTCTCCCAAATCGTGAAGGACCCAACGCTCACAGTGCGCAGTGCGCCATCACACATCATCTTCGGCTCGTCTGATAGGCCGCCGGAGTTTCCACGGGTGAGTGAATTTGTGCGGCGGCACAAGCGTGTCTTATTCGAAGTAAGTGAGTTGATTTGGTTGCCAGAGACCGTGACGGCGCGGACTTGGGGCAAGGGGCTATGGGTCGAGGAGCGGCCCGACGGTCTAATCCAGGTCGGCGACCTCATCGTCGAGCATCCTGGGCGTCAGCTTAGTGGCTTCGGCGCGAATGCAATGTGGTCATACGAGGTCGATAAGACTGGGCGCTGGACGCGGTCGCCTCGGGAGGGTGATTGTCCTTGTGCGAACAGTTGGCGTCACGAGGCCCACTTATCCGCCTTGAGTGTGCTCGAACACGACTTCACGCGGCGAGATCATGTTTTTGTAAGGCCGCCGCCGCGGGCCTGA
- a CDS encoding cytochrome c, which yields MKKAALLAGVVAAALVSASGFASDLFDRINAGRYKAVLADCAACHTKPGGRPFAGGTPLDTPFGKLIPSNITPDRETGIGNWSYADFRGALKEGVGKGGKRLYPAMPYPAYSAMTEADIADLWAYLQKIEPVSNRVVSNQLPFPFSIRTVMIGWNLLNFSPSEFKPDPARSAEWNRGAYLVNGPAHCGTCHTPKSLLGADKTDQFLRGGNLQSWVAPDITNDAHKGIGGWAAEDIVAYLKTGANRFDIASGPMAEVVANSTQYWTDADLNAVATYLKDIKGAGTAPPRPLDAGDPLMLAGKAVFIDRCSACHVSSGEGAPFLFPKLAKAPVVNGDDPTSLIRVVLEGSQAGATKARPTTPAMPSFAWNLGDAEVANVLSYVRNSWGNAAPAVTPAQVKDMRTKLAR from the coding sequence ATGAAGAAGGCAGCGCTTCTCGCCGGCGTCGTCGCAGCCGCTCTCGTCAGCGCGAGCGGCTTCGCTTCCGACCTGTTCGATCGTATCAATGCGGGCCGCTACAAGGCCGTCCTGGCCGATTGCGCTGCCTGCCACACCAAGCCCGGCGGTCGGCCTTTCGCCGGCGGGACGCCGCTCGACACGCCCTTCGGCAAGCTGATCCCATCGAACATCACACCCGATCGCGAGACCGGCATCGGCAATTGGAGCTATGCCGATTTCCGCGGCGCGCTGAAGGAGGGCGTCGGCAAGGGCGGCAAGCGGCTCTATCCGGCAATGCCCTATCCCGCTTATTCCGCCATGACGGAGGCCGATATCGCCGATCTTTGGGCCTATTTGCAGAAGATCGAGCCGGTCAGCAACCGCGTCGTCTCGAACCAGTTGCCCTTCCCGTTCAGCATCCGCACCGTGATGATCGGCTGGAACCTGCTGAATTTCTCGCCCAGCGAATTCAAGCCCGACCCGGCCAGATCAGCCGAGTGGAATCGCGGTGCCTATCTCGTCAACGGACCCGCCCATTGCGGCACCTGCCATACCCCCAAGAGCCTGCTTGGCGCCGACAAGACCGACCAGTTCCTGCGCGGCGGGAACCTGCAGAGCTGGGTCGCGCCCGACATCACCAATGACGCCCATAAGGGTATCGGCGGCTGGGCGGCCGAGGATATCGTTGCTTACCTGAAAACCGGTGCGAACCGCTTCGATATCGCGTCTGGCCCGATGGCCGAGGTCGTCGCGAACTCGACGCAATATTGGACCGATGCCGATCTGAACGCGGTCGCGACCTATCTCAAGGACATCAAGGGCGCAGGCACGGCCCCGCCGCGGCCGCTCGATGCCGGCGACCCCCTGATGCTGGCCGGCAAGGCCGTCTTCATCGACCGCTGCTCAGCCTGCCATGTCAGCTCGGGCGAGGGCGCACCCTTCCTGTTCCCGAAGCTGGCCAAGGCGCCGGTGGTCAATGGCGATGATCCGACCTCCCTGATCCGCGTCGTGCTCGAGGGCAGCCAGGCCGGGGCGACCAAGGCAAGGCCCACGACCCCGGCGATGCCGTCCTTCGCCTGGAATCTGGGCGATGCCGAGGTCGCGAACGTTCTCAGCTATGTGCGCAACAGCTGGGGCAACGCCGCCCCGGCGGTGACGCCGGCCCAAGTCAAGGACATGCGCACGAAGCTCGCGCGCTAA
- a CDS encoding GMC family oxidoreductase — MVRKLPRKDVVIVGLGWTGAILAHELTDAGLDVVAIERGPWRDTATDFNVAYAPDELRYAIRKDLFLQPAQEAMTMRNNISQTALPMRDYGSFLPGTGVGGAGTHWNGHTWRFFPSDFVLKTHLTERYGASRIADLTVQDWGVSYDELENSFDRFEYLAGISGKAGNLNGKIEAGGNPFEGPRSREYPLPPMQMTYAPTLFAEAARSIGLHPFPTPSANLSKAYVNPLGIAMGQCTFCGFCERFGCANYSKSSAHTTILPVLMRKSNFEARTECEVLKVDLASDGKTAKGVTYVDVTGELCEQPADIVLLNAYGLHNVRLMLLSKIGTPYDPATGTGTVGRNYAYQTNASTQVFFEGKNFNPFIAAGALGQTVDDYNGDAFDHAALDFVGGAGINCIPTNGRPIAYRPTPPGTPRWGSAWKKAAKENYGNTLTFSSQGSSYAARGNYLDLDPTYKDRFGRPLLRMTFDFPDNDIRMSNWVSDRMQQIATALGGKQAVVGRTRKGWNSVPYQSTHNTGGAIMGTDPNTSAVNRHLQSWDVPNVFVVGASAFPQNAGKNPTGPVGALAFWAADAIRNHYLKNPGKLVQA; from the coding sequence ATGGTGAGGAAACTGCCCCGCAAGGATGTCGTCATCGTCGGCCTGGGCTGGACGGGCGCGATCCTGGCGCATGAATTGACCGATGCCGGGCTCGATGTCGTCGCGATCGAGCGCGGACCCTGGCGCGATACGGCGACCGATTTCAACGTCGCCTATGCGCCCGACGAGTTGCGCTACGCCATCCGCAAGGATCTGTTCCTGCAGCCGGCGCAGGAAGCGATGACGATGCGCAACAACATCTCGCAGACGGCGCTGCCGATGCGCGATTACGGCTCCTTCCTGCCGGGCACCGGGGTCGGCGGCGCGGGCACGCATTGGAACGGTCACACCTGGCGCTTCTTCCCGAGCGATTTCGTCCTGAAGACGCATCTGACCGAGCGCTATGGCGCGAGCCGCATCGCCGATCTGACGGTGCAGGATTGGGGCGTCAGCTATGACGAGCTGGAGAATTCCTTCGACCGCTTCGAATATCTCGCCGGCATCTCCGGCAAGGCCGGCAATCTGAACGGCAAGATCGAGGCCGGCGGCAATCCCTTCGAGGGGCCGCGCAGCCGGGAATATCCGCTGCCGCCGATGCAGATGACCTATGCGCCGACGCTGTTTGCGGAAGCGGCGCGCTCGATCGGCCTGCATCCCTTCCCGACGCCTTCGGCCAATCTCTCCAAGGCCTATGTCAATCCGCTCGGCATCGCGATGGGGCAGTGCACCTTCTGCGGCTTCTGCGAGCGCTTCGGCTGCGCCAATTATTCGAAATCCAGCGCCCACACCACGATCCTGCCGGTGCTGATGCGCAAATCGAATTTCGAGGCGCGTACGGAATGCGAGGTGCTCAAGGTCGATCTCGCATCCGACGGCAAGACGGCCAAGGGCGTGACCTATGTCGACGTCACCGGCGAGCTCTGCGAGCAGCCCGCCGATATCGTGCTGCTCAACGCCTACGGCCTGCACAATGTCCGGTTGATGCTGCTCTCCAAGATCGGCACGCCCTATGACCCCGCGACCGGCACGGGCACGGTCGGGCGCAATTATGCCTATCAGACCAATGCCTCGACCCAGGTCTTCTTCGAGGGCAAGAACTTCAACCCCTTCATCGCGGCGGGCGCGCTCGGCCAGACGGTCGACGACTATAATGGCGATGCCTTCGACCATGCCGCGCTCGACTTCGTCGGCGGGGCCGGCATCAACTGCATCCCGACCAATGGTCGGCCGATCGCCTACCGGCCGACGCCGCCGGGCACGCCGCGCTGGGGCAGCGCCTGGAAGAAGGCGGCCAAGGAGAATTACGGGAATACGCTGACCTTCAGCTCGCAGGGCTCGTCCTACGCCGCGCGCGGCAATTATCTTGATCTCGACCCGACCTATAAGGACCGCTTCGGCCGGCCCTTGCTGCGCATGACCTTCGATTTTCCTGACAACGACATCCGCATGTCGAACTGGGTCAGCGACCGCATGCAGCAGATCGCGACCGCGCTCGGCGGCAAGCAGGCGGTGGTCGGCCGGACGCGCAAGGGCTGGAATTCCGTGCCCTATCAGAGCACGCACAACACCGGCGGCGCGATCATGGGGACGGATCCCAACACCAGCGCGGTCAACCGGCACCTGCAGAGCTGGGACGTGCCCAATGTCTTCGTCGTCGGCGCCTCGGCCTTCCCGCAGAACGCCGGCAAGAACCCGACCGGCCCTGTCGGCGCTCTTGCCTTCTGGGCTGCGGATGCGATCCGCAACCACTATCTGAAGAACCCCGGCAAGCTGGTGCAGGCATGA
- a CDS encoding gluconate 2-dehydrogenase subunit 3 family protein yields the protein MTRSTPFRPSRRGFLSSTGMTLLVASIAGAKAAEHSGTLPWKPFAALPPQPLPGGRWYVFTADEARMVEAIVDRLIPADDLSIGGKEAGCATFIDRQLAGSYGSSERLYTQGPFLPGLPTQGYQGAEAPVARYRAGLAALAQHVRTQFAGKAFADLAPADQDKALADFDAGKVAYPAAAGFFNLLLQNTMEGFFADPIYGGNKDMAGWKLLGFPGARYDYRDYVTAHNQPFPLPPLSIAGRPEWKVGSK from the coding sequence ATGACACGATCCACACCGTTTCGCCCCAGTCGCCGCGGTTTCCTTTCCTCGACAGGCATGACCTTGCTCGTGGCCTCCATCGCAGGCGCGAAGGCGGCCGAACACTCCGGAACCTTGCCATGGAAGCCGTTTGCGGCGCTGCCGCCGCAGCCGCTGCCCGGAGGGCGCTGGTACGTCTTCACAGCCGACGAGGCGCGCATGGTCGAGGCCATCGTCGACCGCCTGATTCCGGCCGACGATCTCAGCATCGGCGGCAAGGAGGCCGGCTGCGCGACCTTCATCGACCGCCAGCTTGCCGGCAGCTATGGCTCGTCCGAGCGGCTCTATACGCAAGGCCCGTTCCTGCCCGGCCTGCCGACGCAGGGCTATCAAGGTGCCGAGGCGCCGGTGGCGCGCTACCGCGCCGGGCTTGCCGCGCTGGCGCAGCATGTTCGCACTCAGTTTGCCGGAAAAGCTTTCGCCGATCTCGCTCCCGCCGACCAGGACAAGGCGCTCGCCGATTTCGACGCCGGCAAGGTCGCCTACCCCGCCGCCGCCGGCTTCTTCAATCTCCTGCTGCAGAACACGATGGAAGGCTTCTTCGCCGACCCGATCTATGGCGGCAACAAGGATATGGCGGGCTGGAAGCTGCTCGGCTTCCCCGGTGCCCGCTACGATTACCGCGACTACGTCACGGCCCATAACCAGCCCTTCCCTCTGCCGCCGCTCTCGATCGCCGGGCGGCCGGAGTGGAAGGTCGGCAGCAAGTAA
- a CDS encoding cupin domain-containing protein produces the protein MLRHEGRSACLDPTPGRLKKIADQAITKQAITKDEGIPMEVLDHNTQPLEKWRDGVMTLMRASATVQSKQLCIFDQFCDPGLGAPMHIHAVEEVLEVYEGTAEIYLRNESMIVTANQSVLIPAGARHGFKNVGTGILRVRATLAAAIFEASYDNSNELSRRYVPQDA, from the coding sequence ATGCTGAGACATGAGGGGCGATCAGCTTGTCTCGACCCAACACCGGGCCGGCTCAAGAAAATTGCGGACCAGGCAATTACGAAGCAAGCCATCACGAAGGATGAAGGCATTCCGATGGAAGTTCTCGATCACAATACCCAGCCCCTGGAAAAGTGGCGCGACGGCGTGATGACCCTGATGCGGGCCTCGGCAACGGTGCAGAGCAAGCAATTATGCATCTTCGACCAGTTCTGCGACCCCGGCCTGGGAGCCCCGATGCATATTCATGCGGTCGAGGAGGTGCTCGAGGTTTACGAGGGCACGGCCGAAATCTACCTGCGCAATGAGAGCATGATCGTGACGGCCAATCAGTCCGTGCTGATCCCAGCCGGCGCCCGCCACGGCTTCAAGAATGTCGGCACCGGCATTCTGCGCGTGCGCGCGACCCTGGCCGCCGCCATTTTCGAGGCGTCCTATGACAACAGTAACGAGTTGTCGCGGCGTTATGTGCCGCAGGATGCGTGA
- a CDS encoding GntR family transcriptional regulator — translation MEFKIDRDLPISIRQQLKGLIEYSIACGDLAVGEALPSVRDLAARVGVAPMTVSQVYGDLKGLGLIETRAGAGTSVAGSSQARLAGRPDLMTLHRRIDALIDEGMALGLRASDLAALIHARLASRARLGRSASVVMVGLFAGPTARYAHVIAARLGQGATVEPMTIDAILRDPAVQARAASADLVVTFVNRHREVASILPGARVVSIRFIPSEETRRALASIDPMGRVLLVARFPEFLPIMRAGVLRFAPHVSNLRSAGAGSGDAPLARDDADVIVFASGTDSVLSGLKASVRAIEYIHIPEPGDIDRLIVPLIQDTASKAAK, via the coding sequence ATGGAATTCAAGATCGATCGCGACTTGCCGATTTCGATCCGTCAGCAGCTCAAGGGGTTGATCGAATACAGCATCGCCTGTGGCGATCTCGCTGTCGGCGAAGCCTTGCCGTCAGTCCGCGACCTGGCCGCGAGGGTCGGCGTCGCTCCGATGACAGTGAGCCAGGTCTATGGCGATCTGAAGGGGCTCGGGCTCATCGAGACGCGCGCCGGAGCCGGCACCAGCGTGGCCGGCAGCAGCCAGGCCCGTCTCGCCGGAAGGCCCGATCTGATGACGCTTCATCGCCGCATCGATGCACTGATCGATGAGGGGATGGCGCTGGGCCTGCGCGCCTCCGATCTGGCGGCGCTGATCCATGCGCGGTTGGCCTCGCGGGCCCGGCTCGGCCGCAGCGCCAGCGTCGTCATGGTTGGCCTGTTCGCCGGGCCGACGGCGCGCTACGCCCATGTCATCGCGGCGCGCCTCGGCCAGGGCGCGACGGTGGAGCCGATGACGATCGATGCGATCCTGCGTGACCCTGCGGTTCAGGCGCGCGCGGCCTCGGCCGATCTGGTCGTCACCTTCGTCAACCGGCACCGCGAGGTCGCCAGCATCCTGCCCGGCGCTCGCGTGGTCTCGATCCGCTTCATCCCTTCGGAGGAGACCAGACGCGCGCTCGCCTCCATCGACCCGATGGGTCGCGTGCTGCTGGTGGCGCGGTTTCCCGAATTCCTGCCGATCATGAGGGCGGGCGTGCTGCGCTTCGCGCCTCATGTCTCGAATCTGCGCTCGGCTGGAGCCGGCTCAGGCGACGCGCCCCTGGCCCGAGACGATGCCGATGTCATCGTCTTTGCCTCGGGCACGGACTCGGTGCTGAGCGGTCTCAAGGCCTCGGTCCGCGCGATCGAATACATTCACATCCCGGAGCCGGGCGATATCGACCGCCTCATCGTTCCGCTCATCCAGGACACCGCATCGAAAGCGGCCAAGTAG
- a CDS encoding ABC transporter permease: protein MSGYILKRLAAIVALAFGISVIAFLIIRLIPGDPVVAMLGTSAGDKALIERLREQLGLTQPLHLQYFVWIGHVLRGDFGYSYANQQSVSSLLASSFPATIQLTLAALTLSLSGGTALGILAALKRNQSADTASMGLALVCMSVPSFWLGLLLILAFAVTWPIFDVVGGTSLKGLVLPAVTLALGSLGFNARFVRSSIIAALSQNHVTTARAKGVPEFKVFVRHVMRNALLPILTITGLQVGQLLSGSVIVETVFSRPGVGRLLIQGILAKDYMTVQAIILIIAIIYAVANFIVDILYPVLDPRVANR, encoded by the coding sequence GTGAGCGGATACATCCTGAAGCGCCTCGCCGCGATCGTGGCGCTGGCATTCGGCATCAGCGTCATCGCCTTCCTGATCATCAGACTGATACCCGGCGACCCGGTCGTGGCCATGCTCGGCACGAGCGCAGGCGACAAGGCGCTTATCGAGCGCCTGCGCGAACAGCTCGGCCTGACCCAGCCGCTGCACCTGCAGTATTTCGTCTGGATCGGCCATGTGCTGCGGGGCGATTTCGGCTATTCCTACGCCAACCAGCAAAGCGTGAGCTCGCTGCTCGCCTCCAGCTTTCCGGCCACGATCCAGCTCACGCTCGCGGCGCTGACGCTGTCGCTCAGCGGCGGGACCGCGCTCGGCATCCTCGCAGCCCTGAAGCGCAACCAATCGGCCGACACGGCCAGCATGGGGCTCGCTTTGGTCTGCATGTCGGTCCCGAGCTTCTGGCTGGGCCTGCTCTTGATCCTCGCCTTCGCCGTGACATGGCCGATCTTCGACGTCGTCGGTGGCACCTCGCTGAAGGGGCTGGTGCTGCCGGCCGTCACGCTCGCGCTCGGATCGCTGGGCTTCAACGCCCGCTTCGTGCGTTCGAGCATCATTGCGGCCCTGTCGCAAAATCACGTCACCACCGCCCGGGCCAAGGGCGTGCCGGAGTTCAAGGTCTTCGTCAGGCATGTGATGCGCAATGCGCTTTTGCCGATCCTGACCATCACCGGCCTTCAGGTGGGCCAGCTGCTTTCGGGTTCGGTCATCGTCGAAACCGTGTTCTCTCGTCCCGGCGTCGGACGCCTGCTGATCCAGGGCATCCTGGCGAAGGACTACATGACCGTTCAGGCCATCATCCTGATCATCGCCATCATCTACGCCGTCGCGAACTTCATCGTCGACATTCTCTACCCCGTGCTCGATCCGCGCGTCGCCAACCGCTAG
- a CDS encoding ABC transporter permease, producing the protein MPDLASTAATLPADQDDPVAVAPPVWSRRRAILRALRHRSLSTGLLICTVLTLAAFFAPLLTSIDPTMQDPMATFTPPSLVYPMGTDAFGRDLFARVLFGARTTMLASLAVVVLGALFGTVTGLVAGYFGGAIGFVIMRLNDLLLAFPGILLALTVTAILGPGLVNGVIAIAVILVPVFARLVEGATVEVRNLPFVEAALCGGASPFRIISRHILPNVMSGVIVLTTTWLGIAALWITALGFIGLGVQPPTPELGAILNDGQNYITLAWWITVFPGLFLSLFVVSVNLIGDGLRDELDPTLDRS; encoded by the coding sequence ATGCCGGACCTCGCCTCAACCGCAGCAACGCTTCCCGCCGACCAGGACGATCCCGTTGCCGTGGCGCCGCCGGTATGGTCGCGGCGGCGCGCCATTCTGCGTGCGCTGCGCCATCGCAGCCTGTCGACCGGCCTCCTGATCTGCACGGTCCTGACGCTGGCGGCGTTCTTCGCCCCCCTGCTAACCTCGATCGATCCGACCATGCAGGATCCGATGGCGACCTTCACGCCGCCCTCCCTGGTCTATCCGATGGGAACCGACGCCTTCGGCCGCGACCTCTTCGCCCGTGTCCTGTTCGGCGCGCGCACGACCATGCTGGCGAGCCTCGCGGTGGTGGTGCTCGGGGCCCTCTTCGGCACCGTGACCGGCCTGGTCGCCGGCTATTTCGGTGGCGCGATCGGCTTCGTCATCATGCGCCTCAACGATCTGCTGCTGGCATTCCCGGGCATCCTGCTTGCCCTGACCGTCACGGCGATCCTGGGGCCGGGCCTCGTCAACGGCGTCATCGCGATCGCGGTGATCCTCGTCCCGGTCTTCGCCCGGCTGGTGGAAGGGGCGACTGTCGAGGTCCGCAACCTGCCCTTCGTCGAGGCCGCTCTTTGCGGCGGAGCCTCCCCCTTCAGAATCATATCCCGCCACATCCTGCCCAATGTGATGTCCGGCGTCATCGTCCTGACCACCACTTGGCTCGGCATCGCCGCGCTCTGGATCACGGCGCTCGGCTTCATCGGGCTCGGCGTGCAGCCGCCGACGCCCGAGCTCGGCGCCATCCTGAATGACGGCCAGAACTACATCACGCTCGCCTGGTGGATCACCGTGTTCCCCGGCCTGTTCCTGTCCCTGTTCGTCGTCAGCGTGAACCTGATCGGCGACGGGCTCAGGGACGAACTCGATCCGACGCTCGACCGCAGCTGA
- a CDS encoding ABC transporter substrate-binding protein, producing the protein MSERQRNTGMKTALATLLAAGSLALSVGGLQAQPAAPNKQAKLTVGWAEPIDTLNPATTGARNVGPLLANIFDTLIWLTPDFKIVPLLATKWTISEDGKTYSFTLREDVKFHDGTLFDADAVVANIKYITDKSTQSKVSIGLLGPCKTATATAKYTVEFSCETPYAPFLGQLGVPYLGMQSPKAIAEYGKDLGLHPTGTGPFSFVSYEPNQSLILKRNEDYTWGPSVLSHKGPPDIAQVLFQIVPNPQARVSQFQSGQSQMMQQTPGVYWNAFQKMDRYTAIPVPITGLGIFAPINASRFPTDDLAVRKAIHYAIDKKGVIQLAEAGAFPPSLTPLQPSMIGYDASLESVYSYDPAKAEAVLKEGGWTKVNGFWEKGGKRLTLTVTAISTSTSYPLLAQAMQGYLQKIGMEVNVQQLASPAWLAANINGDMSLTPLQYIGVDPDALQTWFTPGQYFNWSHFSDPKLTALFKDGQQERDPAKRLTIYHEVQKILMDQAVMLPIRQNIDLVMTTKKLTGVTYTGGGFEYLGAASLAD; encoded by the coding sequence ATGAGTGAACGACAGCGCAACACCGGAATGAAGACGGCGCTCGCGACCCTCCTTGCCGCCGGCAGCCTTGCCCTCAGTGTCGGCGGACTCCAGGCGCAACCGGCCGCCCCGAACAAGCAGGCCAAGCTCACGGTCGGCTGGGCCGAGCCGATCGACACGCTCAATCCCGCCACGACCGGCGCGCGCAATGTCGGCCCGCTCCTGGCCAATATCTTCGACACGCTGATCTGGCTGACGCCCGATTTCAAGATCGTGCCGCTTCTGGCGACCAAATGGACAATCTCGGAGGACGGCAAGACCTACAGCTTCACGCTGCGCGAGGATGTGAAGTTCCATGACGGCACGCTTTTCGATGCCGACGCCGTCGTCGCCAACATCAAATACATCACCGACAAAAGCACCCAGTCCAAGGTCTCGATCGGCCTGCTCGGCCCCTGCAAGACCGCGACTGCAACCGCCAAATACACCGTCGAGTTCAGCTGTGAGACGCCCTACGCGCCCTTCCTGGGACAGCTCGGCGTGCCCTATCTCGGCATGCAGTCGCCCAAGGCGATAGCCGAATACGGCAAGGATCTCGGCCTGCACCCGACCGGGACCGGCCCGTTCTCCTTCGTCAGCTACGAGCCCAATCAGAGCCTGATCCTCAAGCGCAACGAGGATTACACCTGGGGCCCCTCGGTACTTAGCCATAAGGGCCCGCCTGATATCGCGCAGGTGCTGTTCCAGATCGTGCCGAACCCGCAGGCGCGCGTCAGCCAGTTCCAGAGCGGCCAGTCGCAGATGATGCAGCAGACGCCCGGTGTCTACTGGAATGCCTTCCAGAAGATGGACCGGTACACGGCGATCCCGGTTCCGATCACGGGGCTCGGCATCTTCGCGCCGATCAATGCGAGCAGGTTCCCGACCGACGACCTCGCCGTCCGCAAGGCGATCCATTACGCGATCGACAAGAAGGGCGTGATCCAACTCGCCGAGGCCGGCGCCTTCCCGCCGAGCCTGACGCCGCTGCAACCCAGCATGATCGGCTACGATGCCTCGCTCGAAAGCGTCTATTCCTACGATCCGGCCAAGGCCGAGGCCGTGCTCAAGGAGGGCGGCTGGACCAAGGTGAACGGGTTCTGGGAGAAGGGCGGCAAGCGCCTGACGCTGACCGTGACCGCGATCTCGACCTCGACCTCCTATCCGCTGCTCGCCCAGGCCATGCAGGGCTATCTGCAGAAAATCGGCATGGAGGTGAATGTCCAGCAGCTCGCCTCGCCGGCCTGGCTCGCAGCCAATATCAACGGCGATATGTCCCTGACGCCGCTGCAATATATCGGCGTCGATCCCGACGCGCTGCAGACCTGGTTCACGCCCGGCCAGTACTTCAACTGGAGCCATTTCTCCGACCCCAAGCTGACCGCCCTGTTCAAGGACGGCCAGCAGGAGCGCGACCCCGCCAAACGCCTGACGATCTATCATGAGGTCCAGAAGATCCTGATGGACCAGGCCGTCATGCTGCCGATCCGCCAGAACATCGACCTCGTGATGACGACGAAGAAGCTGACCGGCGTGACCTATACGGGCGGCGGCTTCGAATATCTCGGAGCGGCCTCGCTGGCCGACTGA